The Sandaracinus amylolyticus genomic interval GCCTTCTCGACCGACATGCTCGCGCTCTCCGCGGGCAGCACGGCCGGCGTCTCCACCGCCTCGAGCTCCGTCAGCGAGATCTCCTGCGCGCTGGGCTCCGAGACCGGCGTGAGCGCGGGCGCGCCGAGCTTCGGCGTCGGCACCTCGAGCACCGGCTGCGGCGCGCCCTCCGGCGCGTCCTTGCCGAGCCTCACGCGCGCTGCGCGCACGCTCGCGCCGAGCGGCTCCGCGTCCGCGTGCTCCGCCTCGGCGCGCAGCACCGCGGCGAGCGCGCGCGCCATCGACTTCGCGTTCTCGAAGCGCGCGTCGGGGTGCGTCTCGAGCGCGGTGTGCACCGCGAGCGCGAGCGAGTACGGCACGTCCGGGCGCAGCTCCGAGAGCTTCGGCACGTCGCCCTTGCGCACCGCGAGCAAGACCTCGAGGTCGTTCTTGCCCGTGAAGAGACGCTTCTGCGCGAGCGCCTCCCAGAGCACCACGCCGAGCGCGAAGAGGTCCGACTGCGAGCTCGGCTTCGCGCCGCTGATCAGCTCGGGCGCGCAGTACGCGAGCTTGCCCTTGATGACGTTCGGTCGCGTCATGCTCGCGCGATCCATCGCGCGCGCGAGGCCGAAGTCCGTGAGCTTCACGACGCCGCTCACGCCGAGCAGCACGTTCGAGGGCGACACGTCGCGGTGGTAGACCGGCACGATCTGCCCGCGCGCGTCGACGCGCTCGTGCGCGGCCGCGAGCGCGCGGCACACCTCGATGCCGATCGCGGCGACGAGCGGCCACGGCGTCTCCCGCAGGCCCTTGGGGAACGAGCGGACCCACTGGAACATGTCCAGCCCCTCGATCCACTCCATCACGAGGTAGTAGCCGCCCTCCTCGTCCATGCCGAAGTCGAGGATCTGCACGACGTTCGGGTGATGGAGCTCGGAGCCGACGCGGGCTTCCTCCTCGAACATCCTCACGAAGCTCGGATCCGCGTGCTTCGCGTGCTGGATGCGTTTGATCGCGACGGGGCGCTGGAAGCTCCCGGCGCCGCGCGCCAGCGCCTTCCACACGACGGCCATGCCGCCTTCGCCTGCGGGAGAGACGAGCTCGTACTTCCCCGCGATGATCCTGCCCGGCGCGTCGACCGCCATCCGCTCCAGCCTGCGAGCGCCAGCGTACCTGATCCGCGGCGGCATTTCAGCGATGAACGAAATGGCCCGGGCGCCTCGACTCCGCGGAGACGCGAGGCTGGTATCCTCGCGGCCCGTGGGGCGGGACCAACCGGGGCGGCGGATCGCCGGGAAATACGAGCTCGTCGAGCGCGCCGGC includes:
- a CDS encoding serine/threonine protein kinase translates to MAVDAPGRIIAGKYELVSPAGEGGMAVVWKALARGAGSFQRPVAIKRIQHAKHADPSFVRMFEEEARVGSELHHPNVVQILDFGMDEEGGYYLVMEWIEGLDMFQWVRSFPKGLRETPWPLVAAIGIEVCRALAAAHERVDARGQIVPVYHRDVSPSNVLLGVSGVVKLTDFGLARAMDRASMTRPNVIKGKLAYCAPELISGAKPSSQSDLFALGVVLWEALAQKRLFTGKNDLEVLLAVRKGDVPKLSELRPDVPYSLALAVHTALETHPDARFENAKSMARALAAVLRAEAEHADAEPLGASVRAARVRLGKDAPEGAPQPVLEVPTPKLGAPALTPVSEPSAQEISLTELEAVETPAVLPAESASMSVEKAPNKTVPGSPAVLSPAPRGLWQSDDRSVAEPLPLVKKK